A window from Mycobacterium botniense encodes these proteins:
- a CDS encoding NADPH-dependent FMN reductase, translating to MNEDARPLIVGVGGTLRPNSSTERALRHCLASVERQGGHTQLYCGEDINLPMYNPDDPARTPQATQLISALRRADAVIVGSPGYHGGVSGLVKNALDYIEDMREDSRVYLDNKPWGCISCAYGWQAAVGTLEQLRAIGHALRAWPTPLGVAINSAEQIWDGNGELGDPGVRNQLELLASQVLAFVRSSVR from the coding sequence ATGAACGAAGACGCTCGGCCACTCATCGTCGGGGTAGGTGGCACATTGCGGCCGAACTCGTCGACCGAACGCGCCCTTCGACACTGCCTGGCATCAGTCGAACGGCAAGGTGGGCACACTCAGCTCTACTGCGGAGAGGACATCAACCTGCCGATGTACAACCCGGATGACCCGGCCCGAACCCCGCAGGCAACGCAGCTGATCAGCGCTTTACGCCGAGCTGACGCCGTCATCGTCGGCTCACCGGGTTATCACGGCGGTGTGTCCGGATTGGTGAAGAACGCGCTCGATTACATCGAGGATATGCGCGAGGACTCCCGGGTTTACCTGGACAACAAGCCATGGGGCTGTATTAGCTGCGCCTACGGGTGGCAAGCCGCGGTCGGCACCCTCGAGCAGTTGCGGGCCATCGGCCACGCTTTGCGGGCCTGGCCCACTCCGCTGGGTGTCGCGATCAACTCGGCAGAGCAGATCTGGGACGGTAACGGCGAACTGGGGGATCCGGGCGTGCGTAACCAACTCGAGTTGCTGGCCTCGCAGGTGCTGGCGTTCGTCCGTTCTAGTGTCCGCTGA
- a CDS encoding SDR family NAD(P)-dependent oxidoreductase, translating to MDNELAGKVAIVTGGASGIGRATVERFVSEGAKVVIADVDRDRGEDLAATLGVDVSFQSTDVAQPTEVSALVAVTVEKFGGLHIMVNNAGVSGTMHRRFLDDDLADFDRVMAVNVLGVMAGTRDAARHMVASGGGSIINVTSIGGIQAGGGVMTYRASKAAVIQFTKSAAIELAQYDIRVNAVAPGNVPTPLLASSAAKLGADAIERFTATIRETMRADRPLKREGTPDDVAEAILYFAGERSRYVTGTVLPVDGGIVAGKPIRRRSDARENK from the coding sequence GTGGATAACGAACTAGCGGGCAAAGTCGCCATCGTCACCGGTGGCGCTTCCGGTATCGGACGTGCGACCGTGGAGCGCTTCGTCAGCGAGGGCGCGAAAGTTGTCATCGCCGATGTCGATCGTGATCGGGGTGAAGACCTGGCGGCCACGCTCGGCGTCGACGTCTCATTCCAGTCAACCGACGTCGCGCAGCCCACGGAAGTCAGCGCGCTGGTCGCGGTGACGGTCGAGAAATTCGGCGGATTGCACATCATGGTGAACAATGCCGGTGTCTCGGGCACCATGCACCGCCGATTCCTCGATGATGACCTCGCCGACTTCGACAGGGTCATGGCGGTCAACGTGCTGGGCGTGATGGCCGGCACCCGCGATGCCGCCCGGCACATGGTGGCGAGCGGTGGTGGATCCATCATCAACGTGACGTCGATTGGGGGGATTCAGGCTGGCGGCGGCGTAATGACGTACCGTGCGTCGAAAGCGGCAGTCATCCAGTTCACTAAATCCGCTGCGATTGAGTTGGCGCAATATGACATTCGGGTCAATGCCGTCGCACCAGGAAACGTACCGACACCGTTGCTGGCCTCCTCGGCGGCCAAGTTGGGCGCCGACGCGATCGAGCGCTTCACCGCGACGATCCGCGAGACGATGCGCGCCGATCGGCCGCTGAAGCGCGAGGGCACACCTGACGATGTCGCGGAAGCCATCCTGTATTTCGCCGGCGAACGGTCTCGTTACGTCACCGGCACAGTGCTACCGGTCGACGGTGGCATCGTTGCAGGCAAACCGATCAGACGCCGAAGCGATGCCCGCGAAAACAAATGA
- a CDS encoding M24 family metallopeptidase — translation MTFMQTSAAGATSLVIPEEPDLSRMRRQTGSRLRAAMTDRGVDALILLGNSAVVYATGTSWPLGDAGLSHVERPVAVILVDDEWPHLFVPFREGAARESELPADHLHGPAYLEFDEGVENFARLLAELIPPGAVVAVDECTGAMSRAHDSLFPGGRPADAAQVVSAAKVVKTPDELCCIRAACRITDEAMVDVQAALVPGVRQIDLSAGFVRRAFELGATASMLEPIWQVMPKRKADGVWTTHGDLALPLLTTERELIRGDVLWTDVSITYRGYCSDFGRTWIVGQQPTARQQAQFDKWREIMNAVLGVTRAGATAADLCRAATKANGGSRPWLPHFYLGHGIGVNAAETPMIGTDLGDEFDENFIFEPGMVLVLEPVVWEDGTGGYRSEEIVVITEEGWLPLTNYPYDPYGN, via the coding sequence ATGACATTTATGCAAACGTCGGCCGCGGGCGCCACCAGTTTGGTGATTCCGGAAGAACCGGACCTGAGCCGGATGCGCCGGCAAACCGGCTCGCGTCTGCGGGCGGCAATGACTGATCGCGGCGTTGACGCGCTAATCCTGCTCGGCAATAGCGCGGTGGTCTACGCCACGGGCACGAGCTGGCCATTAGGTGATGCCGGGTTGTCCCATGTCGAACGGCCGGTCGCGGTAATCCTCGTGGACGATGAGTGGCCGCACCTGTTCGTGCCGTTTCGTGAGGGCGCCGCCCGGGAATCGGAGCTTCCTGCCGACCACCTCCACGGACCCGCCTACCTCGAATTCGACGAAGGTGTCGAGAACTTTGCGCGTTTGCTTGCGGAGCTGATTCCACCCGGCGCCGTTGTGGCGGTCGATGAGTGCACCGGCGCCATGTCGCGCGCGCACGACTCACTGTTTCCCGGCGGACGGCCTGCTGACGCCGCGCAAGTGGTCAGCGCGGCCAAGGTCGTCAAAACCCCTGACGAGCTTTGCTGTATCCGCGCCGCGTGCCGGATCACCGATGAAGCCATGGTCGATGTCCAGGCAGCGCTGGTTCCAGGTGTGCGCCAGATCGACCTGTCAGCGGGATTCGTGCGCCGGGCATTCGAGTTGGGCGCGACAGCCAGCATGCTGGAGCCGATTTGGCAGGTGATGCCAAAACGCAAGGCCGACGGCGTGTGGACGACCCACGGTGACTTGGCGCTGCCGCTGCTGACAACCGAACGAGAACTGATCCGCGGTGATGTGTTGTGGACGGACGTCAGCATCACCTACCGCGGTTACTGTTCGGACTTCGGCCGCACGTGGATCGTCGGGCAGCAGCCCACCGCCCGCCAGCAGGCACAGTTTGACAAATGGCGGGAGATCATGAACGCCGTTTTGGGCGTCACCCGCGCTGGAGCCACCGCGGCGGACCTCTGCCGGGCGGCGACCAAGGCCAACGGCGGCAGCCGGCCCTGGCTGCCGCACTTCTACCTGGGACATGGAATCGGTGTGAACGCTGCTGAAACACCGATGATCGGAACAGATCTCGGAGATGAGTTCGATGAGAACTTCATTTTCGAGCCGGGCATGGTGCTGGTATTGGAGCCGGTGGTCTGGGAAGACGGCACCGGCGGCTATCGCAGTGAAGAGATTGTGGTGATCACCGAAGAAGGGTGGTTGCCGTTGACCAACTATCCCTACGATCCCTATGGCAACTGA
- a CDS encoding amidohydrolase family protein yields the protein MSTRTSSLALYPPEGFGAPKDRRGHASGDVGLPPGTEVFSADNHISLAEDIFYERFPDDLKDKAPRIWYQDGAYLVGRQGQTFLPGDFSAVLMQYDDLAGAATTNIEARIQELHEDGVDKELAFPNAVLALFHFPDKDLRERVFRIYNEHMADLQERSRGHFYGVGLINWWDPKGTRRTLEELKALGLKTFLLPLNPGKGEDGNVIDYSSTAMSPVWDEIEESGLPISHHIGETPPKSPCEFNSVVVGMMINIDGFREMFSKYIFGGILDRHPRLRIGWFEGGISWVPWALQDAEHLVASYRHMFNRQLEHDIRYYWNTHMSASFMVDPLGLQLIDEIGIDKVMWSSDYPHNESTFGYSEKSLAAVVAAVGPEAAARIVSGNVKEFLGLQS from the coding sequence ATGTCGACTCGAACAAGCAGCCTTGCCCTCTACCCGCCCGAAGGGTTTGGCGCTCCGAAGGATCGGCGCGGGCACGCCAGTGGTGACGTCGGATTGCCGCCGGGAACCGAGGTGTTCTCCGCGGACAATCATATTTCGCTTGCCGAAGATATTTTCTACGAGCGTTTCCCGGACGACCTCAAGGACAAGGCCCCCCGGATTTGGTACCAGGACGGCGCTTACCTGGTCGGACGCCAGGGACAAACGTTTTTGCCGGGTGACTTCAGCGCAGTGCTGATGCAGTACGATGATCTGGCCGGGGCTGCGACCACCAACATCGAGGCGCGGATCCAAGAGCTTCATGAGGATGGAGTCGACAAAGAACTGGCCTTTCCCAACGCGGTTCTGGCACTTTTCCATTTTCCGGACAAAGACCTGCGTGAGCGAGTGTTCCGCATTTACAACGAGCACATGGCGGATCTGCAAGAGCGCTCACGCGGGCATTTCTATGGTGTGGGTCTGATCAACTGGTGGGACCCCAAAGGCACTCGGCGCACGTTGGAAGAGCTGAAAGCGCTGGGACTCAAGACATTTTTGCTGCCATTGAACCCGGGAAAGGGGGAAGACGGCAACGTGATCGACTACTCGAGCACGGCGATGAGCCCGGTCTGGGATGAGATCGAAGAGTCGGGCCTTCCGATCTCGCACCACATCGGGGAGACCCCGCCGAAAAGCCCCTGCGAGTTCAACAGCGTGGTCGTCGGCATGATGATCAATATCGACGGATTCCGGGAGATGTTCTCCAAGTACATCTTCGGTGGTATCCTCGACCGCCATCCGCGGTTGCGCATCGGGTGGTTCGAGGGCGGAATCTCCTGGGTGCCGTGGGCCCTGCAAGACGCCGAGCACTTGGTGGCGTCGTATCGACACATGTTCAACCGACAGCTCGAACACGACATCCGGTACTACTGGAACACCCACATGAGTGCATCGTTCATGGTCGACCCACTGGGGCTGCAGCTGATCGACGAGATCGGGATCGACAAGGTGATGTGGTCAAGCGACTATCCGCACAATGAAAGCACGTTCGGCTATTCGGAGAAATCGCTGGCGGCGGTCGTCGCTGCCGTTGGGCCAGAAGCTGCCGCGCGCATCGTGAGCGGCAACGTCAAAGAGTTCCTTGGCCTCCAGAGCTGA
- a CDS encoding alpha/beta fold hydrolase, with product MEIHRRTVVIDGLATSYLEAGEGEPVVLLHGGEFGASAELGWERNIGALAAHYRVLAPDMLGFGQSAKVIDFNDGRGMRIRHVARFCAVLGVESAHFVGNSMGAIMLLTDATCQSPVLPVRSMVVICGGGEIQRNRYMDALYDYDATLPGMRKIVEALFYDPAYPADERYVRRRYESSITPGAWEAVAAARFRRPGAPPPPAPSSERAYGRISVPTLIVEGACDKLLPPGWAKQIAGQIHGSRAAVVDAAGHCPQIEKPEEVNELLLEFFHQ from the coding sequence TTGGAGATCCATCGCCGCACCGTTGTGATCGACGGCCTGGCCACCAGCTATCTGGAGGCGGGCGAGGGTGAGCCAGTGGTCTTGTTGCACGGCGGCGAGTTCGGTGCCAGCGCAGAGCTGGGTTGGGAGCGCAACATCGGCGCGCTCGCGGCGCATTACCGGGTGCTGGCACCAGACATGCTGGGCTTCGGGCAGTCCGCCAAGGTCATCGACTTCAACGATGGTCGCGGCATGCGGATACGGCATGTTGCGCGATTTTGTGCCGTACTTGGTGTGGAATCAGCTCATTTCGTTGGCAACTCGATGGGTGCCATCATGCTGCTCACGGACGCTACCTGCCAATCACCGGTTTTGCCGGTGCGCAGCATGGTTGTCATCTGTGGCGGCGGCGAGATTCAGCGCAACCGTTACATGGACGCGCTCTACGATTACGACGCGACGCTGCCCGGGATGCGCAAGATCGTCGAAGCGCTCTTTTATGACCCCGCCTATCCGGCCGACGAGCGCTACGTGCGGCGCCGCTATGAGTCCAGCATTACGCCCGGAGCTTGGGAGGCGGTGGCCGCGGCCCGGTTCCGCCGCCCCGGAGCACCGCCCCCGCCGGCGCCGTCGAGCGAACGCGCATACGGACGCATCTCGGTTCCCACTCTCATCGTCGAAGGAGCGTGCGACAAGCTGCTTCCACCGGGGTGGGCGAAGCAGATTGCCGGCCAGATTCACGGCAGTCGCGCGGCTGTGGTCGACGCGGCCGGTCACTGCCCGCAGATCGAAAAGCCAGAAGAGGTCAATGAACTCCTGCTCGAATTCTTTCACCAGTGA
- a CDS encoding cytochrome P450, whose amino-acid sequence MPRSARCPFAPPPQVLALNSRKPLSRVRIWDGSTPWLVTGYEEVRTLFSDPRVSVDDRRPGFPHWNEGMLATVHKRPRSVFTSDAEEHTRFRRMLSRPFTFRRVEALRPAIQKITDEHIDTMLAGAQPADLVTALALPVPSLVISTLLGVPYEDAEMFQHHATIGLARYATAEDTAKGAAGLHKYLARLVEAKMQNPAEDAVSDLAERVNAGEISVREAAQLGTGLLIAGHETTANMIGLGVLALLENPEQLAILRDSDDPAIIANAVEELLRYLSIIQNGQRRIAIDDIAIGGEVIRAGEGIIIDLAPANWDPKVFPEPERLYLHRSAAPNVAFGYGRHQCVGQQLARAELQIVYHTLFRRIPTLRLAVPIDEIPFKHDRLAYGVYELPVTW is encoded by the coding sequence ATGCCACGGTCGGCGCGCTGCCCATTTGCGCCGCCTCCCCAGGTGCTGGCGCTCAATTCCCGGAAGCCGTTGAGCAGGGTGCGCATCTGGGACGGCAGCACGCCCTGGTTGGTGACGGGCTACGAAGAGGTGCGCACGCTGTTCTCCGATCCCCGAGTCAGTGTCGACGACCGCCGCCCGGGTTTCCCGCACTGGAATGAGGGCATGCTGGCGACGGTGCACAAACGTCCGCGGTCGGTGTTCACGTCCGACGCCGAGGAACACACTCGTTTCCGACGAATGTTGTCACGTCCGTTCACTTTTCGCCGTGTTGAGGCCCTGCGACCGGCAATCCAGAAAATCACCGACGAGCACATCGACACGATGCTCGCCGGCGCGCAGCCCGCCGACCTCGTCACCGCCCTCGCACTGCCCGTTCCGTCCCTGGTGATCAGCACGCTGCTCGGCGTCCCCTATGAGGACGCCGAGATGTTTCAGCACCACGCCACCATCGGGCTTGCCCGCTATGCGACCGCCGAGGACACCGCTAAGGGCGCCGCCGGGCTGCACAAATACCTGGCCCGGCTGGTCGAGGCCAAAATGCAGAACCCGGCCGAAGACGCAGTGTCGGATTTGGCCGAGCGCGTCAACGCCGGCGAGATCAGCGTCCGGGAAGCAGCGCAGCTGGGCACCGGGCTGTTGATCGCCGGGCACGAGACCACCGCGAACATGATCGGTCTGGGCGTGCTCGCCCTGTTGGAAAACCCCGAACAATTGGCCATCCTGCGTGACAGCGACGATCCGGCGATCATCGCCAACGCGGTCGAGGAGTTGCTGCGATACTTATCCATCATCCAAAACGGTCAGCGGCGAATCGCCATCGACGACATCGCAATCGGTGGTGAGGTGATCCGCGCGGGTGAAGGCATCATCATCGACTTGGCTCCGGCCAACTGGGATCCTAAAGTCTTCCCCGAACCGGAACGGCTCTACCTGCATCGGTCGGCCGCCCCGAATGTCGCGTTCGGCTACGGCAGGCATCAATGCGTCGGCCAACAACTGGCCCGTGCCGAGTTGCAGATCGTCTACCACACCTTGTTCCGCCGCATTCCCACGCTAAGACTGGCGGTCCCGATCGATGAGATTCCGTTCAAACACGACCGGCTCGCGTACGGCGTCTACGAACTACCGGTGACCTGGTGA
- a CDS encoding cyclase family protein: MSEFRRVARDVCNWGRWGEADELGTLNFITAEKIQQAASLVKHGRVFPLGVDFGSAGPQGAFQFRHNPVHVMTVDGGDASTLAQYAPDWVRNSVAQQLSGFFVDNPFRFSDDLIIMPLQAATHWDALSHVYYDDKLYNGFPANSITSLGAYRCGIDKVDGKGITSRGVLLDLVRHRGADIFLEHGNPITPEELDEVARAQGVAVGRGDIVVIRTGWWARFLTTGDGSEPYSGLDWRCACWLHDHEIAAVAADNLMVEDPVSGVEGTFLPMHMLCLRDMGMMLGEYWDLTALADDCAADGVYEFQLIAPPLRVVGAVGSPVNPIAIK; encoded by the coding sequence ATGAGCGAATTCAGGCGGGTCGCTCGCGATGTCTGCAACTGGGGACGGTGGGGCGAGGCCGACGAACTCGGCACGCTGAATTTCATCACCGCAGAGAAGATCCAGCAGGCAGCGAGCTTGGTGAAGCACGGAAGAGTCTTTCCGCTCGGGGTGGACTTCGGGTCAGCAGGGCCTCAGGGTGCGTTCCAGTTCCGCCACAACCCGGTGCATGTGATGACCGTGGACGGGGGTGATGCCAGCACGCTGGCACAGTATGCTCCCGATTGGGTCCGGAACTCGGTCGCGCAGCAATTGAGCGGCTTTTTCGTCGACAACCCATTTCGCTTTAGCGACGATTTGATCATAATGCCGCTGCAGGCCGCTACGCACTGGGATGCCCTCTCGCATGTCTACTATGACGACAAGCTGTACAACGGCTTTCCGGCAAACTCGATAACCAGCCTCGGCGCCTACCGTTGTGGGATCGACAAGGTCGACGGTAAGGGCATCACCTCCCGCGGAGTGTTGCTGGATCTCGTCCGCCACCGCGGCGCTGATATATTCCTCGAACACGGTAATCCGATCACCCCGGAAGAACTCGACGAGGTCGCCCGGGCGCAAGGCGTTGCAGTGGGACGCGGCGACATCGTAGTGATCCGGACCGGTTGGTGGGCCAGGTTTCTCACGACCGGCGACGGCAGCGAGCCCTACTCCGGGCTGGACTGGCGGTGTGCCTGCTGGCTGCACGACCACGAGATCGCGGCAGTGGCCGCCGACAACCTCATGGTCGAAGATCCGGTCTCCGGGGTCGAGGGAACGTTTTTGCCGATGCACATGCTGTGCCTCCGGGACATGGGCATGATGCTTGGGGAATACTGGGATCTCACCGCGCTGGCAGACGATTGCGCAGCCGACGGGGTCTATGAGTTTCAGTTAATAGCTCCACCTTTGAGAGTTGTTGGTGCCGTGGGCTCACCGGTCAATCCCATCGCAATCAAGTAG
- a CDS encoding TetR family transcriptional regulator, whose amino-acid sequence MTTATKPVRRAGTTREAILTAAERLFAEHGVFAVSNRQVSEAAGQGNNAAVGYHFGTKTDLVRAIEQKHRQPIEQLREQMVAELGDSADMRDWVACLVCPLTEHLAELGNPSWYARFAAQVMADPAYHNIVVKDALSSPSLVEVIGGINRCLPDLPRYVRAERNVMARNLLMHTCADRERALAAGASVPRPSWQAAASGLIDAIVGLWLAPVS is encoded by the coding sequence ATGACCACAGCCACCAAGCCGGTGCGCCGGGCCGGTACCACGCGGGAAGCGATCCTGACGGCGGCGGAGCGCCTGTTTGCTGAGCACGGTGTGTTCGCGGTGTCCAACAGACAGGTCAGCGAGGCTGCCGGTCAGGGCAACAATGCAGCGGTGGGTTACCACTTCGGCACCAAGACCGATCTGGTGCGTGCGATCGAGCAGAAACATCGACAGCCCATCGAACAGCTGCGCGAGCAGATGGTCGCCGAGCTTGGCGACTCCGCTGACATGCGCGACTGGGTGGCATGCCTGGTGTGTCCGCTCACCGAGCACCTGGCAGAACTTGGTAATCCAAGTTGGTATGCCCGATTCGCGGCACAGGTGATGGCCGATCCGGCTTACCACAACATCGTCGTCAAAGATGCATTGAGCTCGCCGTCACTGGTCGAGGTAATCGGCGGAATAAATCGCTGCCTTCCCGATCTGCCGCGCTACGTCCGGGCGGAACGCAACGTCATGGCCCGCAACCTGCTCATGCACACCTGCGCCGATCGTGAACGAGCGCTCGCCGCGGGCGCATCCGTACCCCGACCTTCGTGGCAGGCCGCCGCCTCCGGGCTGATCGACGCGATCGTGGGGCTGTGGTTGGCGCCGGTCAGTTGA
- a CDS encoding coniferyl-alcohol dehydrogenase: MGQIDELWRYDGRRAVVTGCASGIGAHVVQQLTELGAAVVGLDKHQPTVGIGEFHHIDLADSTSIDRAVAAIGGQVDSLFNIAGVSSGIGDPVRVVTINFLGLRHLTDALIPKMPAGSAVASVSSLAAAGYREHQQAVAGLLDTQTMQEGIDWCQRHPEALADGGYRLSKEAVILYSMRNTAVLGARGIRINCTGPGVTETPILDQLRMAYGQAYLDTIPKPLGRIAHPAEQAAVLVFLNSAAASYISGQVVWVDGGTVGAAIACELDQGRSPWSA; the protein is encoded by the coding sequence TTGGGACAGATCGATGAACTATGGCGCTACGACGGCCGCCGGGCTGTGGTGACCGGATGCGCCTCGGGCATTGGCGCGCATGTCGTGCAACAGCTCACCGAACTCGGTGCGGCAGTCGTCGGCCTGGACAAACATCAGCCCACCGTCGGCATCGGGGAATTTCACCACATCGATCTCGCCGACAGCACGTCGATAGACCGTGCCGTTGCCGCCATCGGCGGCCAGGTGGATTCGCTGTTCAACATCGCTGGGGTGTCCTCGGGCATCGGCGATCCCGTGCGCGTCGTCACCATCAACTTCCTTGGCCTGCGGCATCTCACCGATGCGTTGATTCCGAAAATGCCGGCCGGCTCGGCTGTGGCAAGCGTGTCGTCGCTCGCGGCGGCCGGCTACCGCGAGCACCAGCAGGCCGTGGCCGGACTGCTCGATACCCAGACGATGCAGGAGGGTATCGACTGGTGTCAGCGCCATCCTGAGGCGCTGGCCGACGGAGGCTACCGGTTGTCGAAAGAAGCGGTCATCCTCTACAGCATGAGAAACACCGCTGTCCTCGGCGCCCGCGGCATCCGCATCAACTGCACCGGACCCGGAGTCACCGAAACTCCCATCCTGGACCAGTTGCGGATGGCGTACGGTCAAGCCTACCTCGACACGATACCCAAGCCCTTGGGCCGCATTGCTCACCCAGCCGAACAGGCCGCAGTGCTGGTGTTCTTGAATAGTGCAGCGGCCAGCTATATCTCGGGCCAAGTTGTGTGGGTCGACGGCGGTACCGTGGGCGCCGCGATCGCATGTGAACTTGACCAAGGACGGTCGCCGTGGTCAGCATGA
- a CDS encoding ferredoxin, with amino-acid sequence MKVTVDQDKCASSGNCVMQAPAIFDQRDEDGVVVLLNANPPSEQENNARRAAVSCPALAISIEE; translated from the coding sequence ATGAAAGTCACTGTCGACCAAGATAAATGCGCCTCATCCGGAAATTGCGTCATGCAGGCTCCGGCGATTTTCGACCAGCGTGACGAGGATGGCGTCGTAGTGTTGCTCAACGCGAATCCACCGAGCGAGCAGGAGAACAACGCCCGTAGGGCTGCCGTGTCCTGCCCTGCACTGGCCATCAGCATCGAGGAGTGA
- a CDS encoding LLM class flavin-dependent oxidoreductase, with translation MKISLFYEFALPRPWAPDDERILLHDCLDEVEAADKAGFSTVWLTEHHFLEEYCHSTAPEIFLAAASQRTKNIRLGFGIMHLPPAVNHPARVAERIATLDLISDGRVEFGTGESSSVGELGGFGIDPADKRAQWEEALEVAIRCMTEEPFAGFQGRHIEMPPRNVIPKPMQKPHPPVWVACTRPSTVQMAAQKCIGALSFAYTGPGPLTERVNGYYKEFEENGAPLTPAINPNILAIGGDLSMMVAKTDEQALQRLGKGGGFFSFGIMHYYMTGVHTPGRTGVWKRYLEEVEKDPTLAYGPGRGAIGSPATVREFLRGYEESGVDEIILLLNPRSHEGTMESIEIMGKEVLPEFIERDAKAVADKAKKLAPVIEKVEARRPKSTAPTFDENYSFGGLPTGRGGTFTASEIPEAMAEINEGRVIAAQRAKEERAKQQRSS, from the coding sequence ATGAAGATTTCGCTGTTCTACGAGTTCGCTTTACCACGCCCGTGGGCACCCGATGACGAGCGGATCCTGCTGCACGACTGCCTGGACGAAGTTGAAGCCGCCGACAAGGCCGGCTTCTCAACGGTGTGGCTGACTGAGCACCACTTTCTGGAAGAATACTGTCATTCCACCGCTCCGGAGATCTTCCTGGCTGCGGCCAGCCAGCGCACGAAGAACATCCGGCTCGGGTTCGGCATCATGCATTTGCCGCCGGCCGTCAACCACCCGGCTCGGGTCGCCGAGCGGATCGCTACTCTCGACCTCATCTCTGACGGACGGGTGGAGTTCGGCACTGGAGAATCCTCGTCTGTAGGCGAACTCGGTGGATTCGGCATTGATCCGGCCGACAAGCGAGCCCAATGGGAGGAGGCGCTGGAGGTCGCGATCCGTTGTATGACCGAGGAACCCTTCGCGGGGTTCCAAGGCCGGCACATCGAGATGCCCCCCAGGAATGTGATTCCCAAGCCGATGCAGAAACCTCACCCACCGGTCTGGGTTGCCTGCACCCGCCCGTCTACGGTCCAGATGGCCGCTCAGAAATGCATCGGGGCGCTGAGTTTCGCCTATACCGGTCCTGGTCCGCTGACTGAGCGAGTCAATGGCTACTACAAGGAGTTCGAGGAGAACGGAGCGCCGCTCACCCCGGCGATCAACCCGAACATTCTGGCCATTGGCGGGGACCTGTCGATGATGGTGGCCAAAACCGACGAGCAGGCACTGCAACGCCTCGGCAAAGGGGGTGGCTTCTTTTCGTTCGGGATTATGCACTACTACATGACCGGAGTACACACACCCGGAAGGACTGGGGTCTGGAAGCGTTATCTCGAAGAGGTCGAGAAGGATCCGACGCTGGCCTATGGGCCTGGACGTGGGGCGATTGGCTCGCCGGCCACGGTGCGAGAGTTTTTGCGCGGCTACGAGGAAAGCGGGGTCGATGAGATCATTTTGCTGCTCAATCCGCGCAGCCATGAAGGCACAATGGAGTCAATCGAGATCATGGGCAAAGAGGTGCTTCCCGAGTTCATCGAGCGGGATGCCAAGGCGGTGGCTGACAAGGCGAAAAAGCTTGCCCCGGTGATTGAAAAAGTGGAGGCGCGCCGCCCGAAATCCACTGCGCCAACGTTTGACGAAAACTACTCGTTTGGTGGGCTGCCCACCGGCCGCGGCGGCACGTTCACGGCCAGTGAGATTCCCGAGGCGATGGCCGAAATCAACGAAGGCCGTGTCATCGCCGCACAGCGCGCCAAAGAGGAGCGCGCGAAACAACAGAGGTCCTCTTAG